A genomic window from Bdellovibrio sp. SKB1291214 includes:
- a CDS encoding aromatic ring-hydroxylating oxygenase subunit alpha — MFTGFLKNVWYVGLPSSELAINKAQARKILGEPVVFYRDSKGKTSAMRDICPHRGIPLSYGRVVNDTLECPYHGWKFDGNGVCTEIPSLCPDQELNPNKIKVRSYPVHEAQGLIWVFMGDKDFDVTKVPQPPVMDFPEGKKPNLTYVVNFPCHVDHAVIGLMDPAHGPYVHKSWFWRSEKSMIEKKKLFGPVDYGFQMIRHKPSSNSKAYKLLGGVPTTEITFTLPCVRVEHIKVGERKFYSYTALTPVDEKNTRITQLAVWDIPWLTLLKPAVDKFGKVFLGQDMDAVTKQQEGLKYDPSLMLIKDADTQAKWYYSLKTEYHNAMEEKRAFVNPVKQTELRWRS, encoded by the coding sequence ATGTTCACTGGATTTTTGAAAAACGTATGGTACGTGGGTTTGCCAAGTTCTGAATTGGCTATCAACAAAGCACAAGCGCGCAAAATCTTGGGCGAACCTGTGGTTTTCTATCGTGATTCAAAAGGTAAAACATCAGCGATGCGTGACATCTGTCCTCACCGTGGAATTCCTTTGAGCTATGGTAGAGTGGTGAATGATACACTTGAATGCCCGTACCATGGCTGGAAATTTGATGGCAATGGAGTGTGCACAGAAATTCCGTCTCTATGCCCAGATCAAGAATTGAATCCGAATAAAATCAAAGTGCGTAGCTATCCTGTTCATGAAGCTCAGGGGTTAATCTGGGTTTTCATGGGAGACAAAGATTTCGACGTTACCAAAGTTCCGCAACCTCCGGTGATGGATTTCCCTGAAGGTAAAAAGCCAAACCTAACTTACGTCGTAAATTTCCCATGTCATGTGGATCACGCAGTGATTGGTTTGATGGACCCGGCGCATGGACCTTATGTTCATAAGAGCTGGTTCTGGCGTTCGGAAAAATCCATGATCGAAAAAAAGAAACTGTTCGGTCCCGTCGACTATGGTTTCCAAATGATCCGCCATAAACCGTCGTCAAACTCCAAGGCCTATAAACTACTGGGCGGAGTTCCGACGACAGAAATCACTTTCACTTTGCCATGTGTTCGCGTCGAACATATCAAAGTGGGGGAGCGTAAATTCTATTCCTATACGGCTTTGACTCCCGTCGATGAAAAGAACACGAGAATCACACAATTGGCAGTCTGGGACATCCCATGGCTGACTCTTTTAAAACCTGCCGTTGATAAGTTCGGTAAGGTCTTCCTAGGCCAGGATATGGATGCTGTTACTAAGCAACAAGAAGGCCTGAAATACGACCCAAGTCTCATGCTGATCAAGGACGCTGACACTCAAGCAAAGTGGTATTATTCTTTAAAGACGGAATATCACAATGCGATGGAAGAAAAACGCGCCTTCGTGAATCCGGTTAAACAAACGGAACTTCGCTGGAGAAGCTAG
- a CDS encoding response regulator transcription factor, producing the protein MAKILCVEDSSEFFIYLTSVLKDHVLTQAESIADAFNIVQTGRDSFDMVLLDISLPDGNGMKILPDLKDSFKAKAVPIIILSTDDDIISKVAAFGIGADDYISKPPNSSELRARVDARLRAVKSYQQNTQQVQLGDLYIDSNRMCVELRNPKVGNQQIELTPFEFKILKILCGRPGQVFSREQLIDQVWGVGKYVTERTVDAHVSHLRKKISESTVKVETVLSAGYKATMKDSSSD; encoded by the coding sequence ATGGCAAAAATTCTCTGCGTCGAAGACAGTTCTGAGTTTTTTATTTATCTGACTTCGGTCCTGAAAGATCACGTTCTTACTCAAGCCGAATCTATTGCTGATGCATTCAATATAGTGCAGACCGGCCGTGATAGTTTCGATATGGTACTATTGGACATCTCACTTCCAGACGGTAACGGGATGAAGATTCTTCCTGATTTGAAGGACTCTTTCAAAGCCAAGGCTGTTCCAATTATCATTTTGAGCACTGACGATGACATTATCAGCAAAGTGGCAGCATTCGGTATTGGTGCAGATGACTATATTTCAAAACCACCAAATTCAAGCGAGCTGCGGGCTCGTGTCGATGCCAGACTGCGCGCAGTAAAATCTTATCAACAAAATACTCAGCAAGTTCAATTGGGTGATTTGTATATTGATTCAAATCGCATGTGTGTGGAACTGCGCAATCCAAAGGTGGGAAATCAGCAAATTGAACTCACACCCTTTGAATTTAAAATTCTAAAAATTCTTTGTGGGCGCCCGGGTCAGGTATTTAGCCGCGAGCAACTTATTGATCAAGTTTGGGGCGTTGGAAAATATGTGACAGAAAGAACCGTCGACGCTCACGTCAGCCACTTGCGTAAGAAAATCAGTGAAAGTACTGTCAAAGTAGAAACTGTTTTAAGCGCCGGTTATAAAGCAACTATGAAAGATAGTTCTTCTGATTAG
- a CDS encoding hybrid sensor histidine kinase/response regulator, whose amino-acid sequence MLDREQSDQRAESVKRSREMIQSLDLLLSNSILRIQSYEEYIGTRPADYYRDMAFLGQSLRYTVFQRFSIFQIVGQRTASPPKLRLVSRINTPNSKVPENKSKTMTSEPVIRGIEEIIKNKEYSRAVLHEREGVPLITYVLQSRSRENVYFVFTAPLLSLFEKIDLRSSESLEIEDTKSRDSWIITSDGNNKSIRVGNINKHIGRDDSLLQTLRLGEPQQTTLKVHFHFNFQKAEGLSASTITGIMSILITLIISYLFWVLVQQNRRVSRLVIEKTHDLEQAHQELQEALVTKSRFLGNISHEIRTPLNLILGMVDLCEEKDTDKRIHDYLSSMRSSGNHLLSMIEDLLDLAKADTNELQVQPKRMHLINFLTDISKISGRDCAKKDLRFYSQFAFDLPAVINFDPSRLRQILLNLLRNACKYTSDGHVTLRVTKLQQQQSHIATLRFDIEDTGIGIQDDKLNKVFDAFFQVENSSAFSEGGVGLGLAIVKELVNKLNGRLHVESTPKKGTLFRVDLDVEVIESTNWVETFRSPDDQVKEFTLISDDKNLQMSADALSMHPAIIYSKLSYVAEIRNSKSSHSPQNNWILLDASSGIGSAADIDLLHKHGNVILLGKKDDIITKSPGLTDPVLDSSPLSLADVFATTGFYTKSARRAEARETAQPKVEIAAPVIPDGLNILVADDDMGNQELYMAYFDGQPWNVKYTQNGKEALDAYTAKQSEVVVLDVRMPLMDGFEAAEKMRAFEVKNNLPQRPILLVTADALEETKLRAQLIPNTSFLTKPIRKKTLMDAITSVLK is encoded by the coding sequence ATGTTAGATCGCGAGCAATCTGATCAGCGTGCGGAATCAGTTAAGCGCTCCCGCGAAATGATTCAATCTTTGGATCTTTTACTCTCAAACAGCATCCTAAGAATTCAATCGTATGAGGAATACATCGGAACTCGTCCCGCAGACTATTACCGGGACATGGCTTTCTTGGGTCAGTCTTTGCGTTACACAGTATTTCAGCGCTTTTCGATTTTCCAAATTGTCGGGCAAAGAACAGCCTCCCCGCCTAAATTGAGATTGGTCTCAAGAATTAATACACCTAATTCCAAGGTACCTGAAAACAAAAGTAAGACGATGACTTCGGAACCGGTCATTCGTGGTATCGAGGAGATCATCAAAAATAAGGAATATAGTCGTGCCGTTTTGCACGAACGCGAAGGCGTTCCCTTAATCACCTATGTTTTACAGTCACGCAGCCGTGAAAACGTTTATTTCGTCTTTACAGCACCTCTGCTATCTTTATTTGAAAAGATCGATCTGCGCTCTAGTGAATCGTTAGAAATTGAAGATACTAAAAGCCGAGACTCTTGGATCATTACTTCCGATGGCAATAACAAGTCGATTCGTGTCGGCAATATCAATAAGCACATCGGGCGTGATGACAGTCTGCTGCAGACCTTGCGTTTAGGTGAGCCCCAGCAAACGACTTTGAAAGTCCATTTCCATTTTAACTTTCAAAAGGCTGAGGGACTGAGCGCCTCCACGATCACAGGCATCATGAGTATTTTGATCACCTTGATCATTTCTTATTTGTTCTGGGTTCTGGTTCAACAAAATCGTCGCGTCAGCCGTTTGGTCATCGAAAAAACGCACGATTTAGAACAAGCCCATCAAGAACTCCAGGAGGCCTTGGTTACAAAGAGCCGCTTCTTGGGTAATATCTCTCACGAAATTCGTACTCCGCTAAATTTGATCCTGGGCATGGTGGATCTTTGTGAAGAGAAAGACACTGACAAGCGGATTCATGATTATCTTTCCAGCATGCGCTCCTCAGGCAATCATTTGTTATCAATGATTGAAGACCTTTTGGATTTAGCAAAAGCCGATACGAATGAACTCCAGGTGCAACCCAAGCGAATGCATCTTATCAACTTCCTGACGGATATCTCTAAAATATCAGGACGTGATTGTGCGAAAAAGGATTTACGTTTTTATTCGCAGTTTGCTTTTGACCTGCCTGCGGTTATAAATTTCGATCCAAGTCGCTTGCGTCAAATTCTATTGAACCTCCTGCGGAATGCCTGCAAGTACACAAGTGACGGCCACGTCACTTTGCGCGTGACTAAACTTCAGCAACAGCAAAGTCATATTGCGACACTGCGTTTCGATATCGAAGACACCGGCATCGGCATCCAAGACGATAAATTAAACAAAGTCTTTGATGCTTTCTTCCAGGTGGAAAACTCCTCTGCTTTCTCTGAGGGCGGCGTGGGTTTGGGACTTGCGATCGTAAAAGAACTTGTGAACAAACTAAATGGTCGACTGCATGTGGAGTCCACTCCTAAAAAGGGGACTTTGTTCCGTGTTGATCTTGACGTTGAAGTTATTGAAAGCACCAACTGGGTGGAAACGTTCCGCTCCCCTGATGATCAAGTTAAAGAATTCACGTTGATTTCAGACGACAAAAATTTGCAAATGTCGGCAGATGCTTTAAGCATGCATCCCGCGATTATTTATTCAAAGCTTTCCTACGTCGCAGAGATCCGCAACTCAAAATCTTCTCACTCCCCGCAAAATAATTGGATTTTACTAGATGCTTCGTCGGGTATCGGCTCTGCGGCTGATATAGACCTGTTACACAAACACGGTAACGTGATCTTGCTAGGTAAAAAAGATGATATCATCACCAAGTCACCGGGACTTACTGATCCCGTCTTAGACTCATCACCGCTTTCGTTGGCAGATGTTTTTGCAACGACGGGCTTTTATACAAAAAGTGCAAGACGTGCAGAAGCGCGCGAAACAGCTCAACCCAAAGTGGAAATTGCAGCACCAGTCATTCCTGACGGTTTAAATATTTTAGTTGCCGATGACGACATGGGAAACCAAGAGCTTTATATGGCTTACTTTGATGGCCAACCTTGGAACGTCAAATACACGCAAAATGGCAAAGAAGCTTTAGATGCCTACACAGCAAAACAATCCGAAGTCGTTGTGCTTGATGTGCGAATGCCTTTGATGGACGGCTTTGAAGCCGCTGAAAAAATGCGTGCTTTTGAGGTTAAGAATAATCTTCCCCAAAGACCTATCTTATTGGTGACTGCCGATGCACTTGAAGAAACCAAGCTGCGCGCGCAACTGATTCCGAACACAAGTTTCCTGACGAAGCCGATTCGTAAGAAAACATTGATGGATGCTATTACATCAGTTCTTAAATAG
- a CDS encoding transglycosylase SLT domain-containing protein, with amino-acid sequence MKQLVCQFLKVGLIVSLTSLAQAQSVTPITTSTIIPTTAASPVVTANTTTTATTTTGTTTLYQIYAAQVAAEMAAAQTQAEAQAKATQRAEQMAAALKLGIQYCPFFRESQAQKTRKNINDIERQLGKQADESSSKDRAIDTAEKKSVAEGKAAMDFPEACSIFMKDNGELGSVGNKVIAQIRENRSVFADKVPKDMGRYCKNYESMNPEQRNMFWVWAMMSMASHESSCEPTAVNKNNPKAVGLFQLNTETCGDANLRDGLQNADCAVKRLATEMSKRNTLVSKTANGENGTYWAVLCMGNEKNCGDNGDAAKNTFAMISSYPDCGNSPKSSETKGKGSRGTASEKSSKRRAVK; translated from the coding sequence ATGAAACAGCTGGTTTGCCAATTCCTAAAAGTGGGTCTGATAGTATCCCTGACTTCGCTTGCTCAAGCGCAGTCGGTGACGCCAATTACAACCTCAACGATTATTCCGACGACTGCGGCTTCACCCGTCGTCACAGCAAACACGACGACAACGGCTACGACCACGACTGGAACAACGACCTTATATCAAATTTATGCGGCTCAAGTTGCAGCTGAAATGGCGGCAGCGCAGACACAAGCGGAAGCTCAAGCAAAGGCGACCCAGCGGGCGGAGCAGATGGCAGCGGCTCTTAAGTTGGGAATTCAGTACTGCCCATTTTTCCGTGAAAGCCAGGCTCAGAAAACTCGAAAAAATATCAACGATATAGAACGACAACTGGGTAAGCAGGCTGACGAATCGTCTTCCAAAGATCGGGCCATCGATACAGCAGAAAAAAAATCGGTTGCGGAAGGAAAAGCTGCAATGGATTTTCCCGAAGCCTGCAGTATCTTCATGAAGGATAATGGGGAGCTTGGGTCTGTTGGTAACAAAGTAATTGCTCAGATCCGGGAAAACCGCTCCGTATTTGCGGATAAAGTCCCTAAAGATATGGGACGTTACTGCAAGAATTACGAATCAATGAACCCTGAACAACGTAATATGTTTTGGGTTTGGGCCATGATGTCCATGGCTTCACATGAATCTTCGTGTGAACCCACGGCAGTGAATAAAAACAATCCTAAAGCCGTCGGCCTATTTCAACTGAATACTGAAACCTGTGGAGATGCGAATCTTAGGGATGGTTTACAAAATGCGGATTGCGCAGTGAAACGTTTGGCTACCGAGATGAGTAAAAGAAATACACTCGTATCGAAAACCGCTAATGGTGAAAATGGCACTTATTGGGCGGTGCTGTGCATGGGTAATGAAAAAAATTGTGGTGATAATGGAGATGCAGCTAAAAATACGTTCGCAATGATCTCTTCCTATCCAGATTGTGGCAACAGTCCCAAGTCCTCAGAGACAAAGGGCAAGGGCAGCCGTGGCACCGCTTCGGAGAAGTCATCCAAGCGCCGTGCTGTAAAATAA
- a CDS encoding Hpt domain-containing protein → MKEQQVNTENDLVVVCKQLKTLSGFDSHAFNHLLEDTTASTVLRILARFSVSLNEAIPALERGSNSGESEVVWKAAHKLAGSAEMLGFKEFGKKSKDLSWQLKQTDHIGDSGEEVASYIAQARQLSSHLENAFPNQKNYLS, encoded by the coding sequence ATGAAGGAGCAGCAAGTGAATACCGAAAATGACTTAGTCGTCGTCTGTAAACAGTTGAAAACCCTGTCAGGCTTTGACTCACATGCTTTTAATCATTTATTAGAGGATACAACGGCCAGTACCGTACTGCGTATTTTAGCTCGTTTTTCAGTTTCATTAAACGAAGCCATCCCCGCACTGGAGCGTGGTAGCAATTCTGGCGAGTCCGAAGTTGTTTGGAAAGCAGCGCACAAACTGGCAGGTTCCGCAGAAATGCTGGGATTTAAAGAGTTTGGGAAAAAGTCTAAAGATCTGAGCTGGCAATTAAAACAAACAGACCATATTGGTGATAGTGGAGAAGAAGTAGCTTCCTACATTGCACAGGCGCGACAGTTGTCTTCGCACCTGGAAAATGCATTTCCTAATCAGAAGAACTATCTTTCATAG
- a CDS encoding esterase-like activity of phytase family protein — translation MHKIWGSIVFALVIASQAQALTLKYIGETSIVTGAEFDGTTIGGLSGITYVDGILNAVSDDKGRYGEPRFYQFDFKADNKSISLIPKSVTYLKGLRKEGHRKAFMDAEGLVALPGGDFLISSEGNNDSKPRSMPRVLRVGADGKWKSDLTMPDKYLPERTGLQSKGVQNNGSLEGLSATRDGKFVFTCLEAPLTQDIDMETETDGVIVRILKFEDRGAQRGYFTPASEFAYRVAPYNDNQIGREVFKGVSEILALSDNKVIVLERGARLHGKGWKYTVSLYVADLTKATDTLSMVKLADHKYTLAEKTKLVDFETDLVKERGKKDIQNFEALTFGPTLPDGRRTLLVMSDNNFSKSEVTELLVFAIEGE, via the coding sequence ATGCATAAAATTTGGGGAAGCATTGTCTTTGCGCTGGTTATTGCAAGCCAGGCGCAAGCATTGACTTTAAAGTATATCGGCGAAACGTCGATCGTTACCGGTGCTGAGTTCGATGGCACGACGATTGGGGGGCTTTCTGGTATCACTTATGTGGACGGAATTTTAAATGCTGTCAGTGACGATAAAGGTCGTTACGGCGAGCCCCGTTTTTATCAATTTGATTTTAAGGCCGACAACAAATCTATTTCTTTGATTCCCAAGTCTGTGACCTACCTTAAAGGTCTTCGCAAAGAGGGCCACCGTAAAGCTTTTATGGATGCAGAGGGGCTAGTTGCTTTACCCGGAGGAGATTTTCTAATTTCTTCGGAAGGCAATAACGATTCCAAGCCTCGCTCGATGCCTCGAGTTTTGCGCGTGGGAGCTGATGGTAAATGGAAATCAGATCTGACGATGCCCGACAAATATCTTCCAGAACGTACGGGCCTCCAGAGTAAAGGTGTGCAAAACAATGGTTCTTTAGAGGGATTGTCGGCGACCCGTGATGGAAAGTTTGTCTTCACTTGTCTTGAAGCTCCACTGACTCAAGATATTGATATGGAGACGGAAACAGACGGCGTGATCGTTCGTATTTTAAAATTCGAAGATCGTGGCGCTCAACGGGGCTATTTTACTCCAGCTTCGGAATTTGCCTACCGAGTTGCACCGTACAACGATAACCAAATTGGCCGTGAAGTATTTAAGGGTGTTTCGGAAATCCTGGCTCTTTCAGATAACAAAGTGATTGTTCTAGAAAGAGGGGCTCGTCTGCACGGCAAGGGTTGGAAATACACTGTCAGTTTGTACGTGGCTGACCTGACCAAGGCGACTGATACCCTTTCCATGGTAAAACTTGCAGATCACAAGTACACATTGGCTGAAAAAACTAAATTGGTTGATTTCGAAACTGACCTCGTGAAAGAACGTGGCAAGAAGGACATTCAAAATTTTGAGGCCCTGACGTTCGGTCCTACTCTGCCAGATGGTCGTCGTACTTTGCTGGTAATGTCTGATAATAATTTTTCAAAAAGCGAAGTTACTGAGCTTCTGGTTTTTGCAATTGAAGGTGAATAA
- a CDS encoding class I SAM-dependent rRNA methyltransferase produces the protein MMTVWRLRTGADKRIRSGHPWVFSNELSVSPKGLPPGAPVELQDAKGQFVARGYGNPHSLIAFRALTFNSQDKEPTGFDFLHDKVLNSWRVRKAAGFRGSFRLAFGESDYIPGLVLDYYVIDQAGKQAQVFVAQLVTAGMDLALQNAEGFFKGLAEKAKEQGLSQFDWSQTAVVIRNDVGVRKLEGLTGNEAKVIKDLSDFKLDHVEILLNAAADAGVIKMSCDLREGQKTGFFLDQTHNIYLAMNLFKNWARQQKTKTVRVLDLCCYVGHWSTQITRALKAEGFEVEVHLVDVSKTALAFAKENAEREGAKVTVHEMDVLEGLTNLPTGQYDIVISDPPAFIKAKKDLPIGKAAYVKMNTHAFRLAKRNGFVASCSCSGLLEEEEFRDAIRKASLRNYSEVRSVLRGGHAADHPTLMQFPEGFYLKMYVHYIV, from the coding sequence ATGATGACAGTTTGGAGACTTCGCACAGGTGCCGATAAACGCATTCGCAGTGGACATCCTTGGGTGTTTTCAAACGAACTGTCAGTCAGTCCCAAAGGTCTGCCGCCGGGTGCTCCCGTAGAATTGCAAGATGCTAAGGGGCAGTTCGTGGCGCGCGGATACGGTAATCCTCATTCCTTGATCGCTTTCCGTGCTTTGACATTCAATAGCCAAGATAAAGAACCTACAGGTTTCGATTTCCTTCACGATAAAGTTTTAAATTCTTGGAGAGTTCGTAAGGCGGCGGGATTCCGTGGCAGTTTCCGTTTGGCTTTTGGTGAGTCTGATTACATTCCAGGTTTGGTTTTAGATTACTATGTGATCGATCAAGCAGGTAAGCAGGCCCAAGTCTTTGTCGCTCAATTGGTGACTGCGGGAATGGATCTGGCTTTGCAAAATGCAGAAGGCTTCTTTAAGGGCTTGGCTGAAAAAGCCAAAGAGCAAGGTCTTTCACAATTCGATTGGTCACAAACAGCAGTAGTTATTCGTAATGACGTCGGTGTTCGTAAACTTGAAGGTCTAACTGGCAATGAAGCGAAGGTTATTAAAGATCTTTCAGATTTCAAATTAGACCATGTTGAAATTCTTTTGAATGCGGCAGCTGATGCAGGCGTTATCAAAATGAGTTGTGATCTTCGCGAAGGTCAAAAAACGGGATTTTTCCTAGATCAAACCCATAATATCTATTTGGCGATGAACCTCTTTAAAAACTGGGCCAGACAGCAAAAGACTAAAACCGTCCGTGTTTTAGATTTGTGCTGCTACGTCGGTCACTGGTCGACGCAAATCACTCGCGCCTTGAAAGCCGAAGGATTTGAAGTGGAAGTGCATTTGGTCGACGTTTCAAAAACGGCGTTGGCTTTTGCGAAAGAAAATGCAGAACGTGAAGGCGCGAAAGTTACTGTTCACGAGATGGACGTATTGGAAGGTTTAACGAATTTACCGACAGGGCAATATGATATCGTTATTTCCGATCCGCCAGCGTTTATTAAAGCTAAAAAAGATCTTCCCATCGGCAAAGCGGCTTACGTAAAAATGAACACTCATGCGTTCCGTCTGGCGAAACGAAATGGTTTTGTGGCCTCTTGTTCTTGCTCGGGATTGTTAGAAGAGGAAGAATTCCGAGACGCTATTCGCAAAGCATCTTTAAGAAATTACTCTGAAGTGCGCAGTGTTCTACGGGGTGGTCATGCTGCCGACCATCCTACATTGATGCAATTTCCTGAGGGTTTCTACCTTAAGATGTATGTTCATTACATCGTATAA
- a CDS encoding DUF4476 domain-containing protein, giving the protein MRNLLHFSFGIIFVLVTIGCSANNQDTQDAVTGVKNRVKWSNIPAEFHPQMTDITLNTSSVDTLKLNIFGFAADVEVVYSENVPAGQGFLRAYRVSKTSGALAPIVSSVKAKTISLSGSGDYSCRIQITNGKITELDGTCYVRLQVMLPTNSELSVYNLNQLVSTKSKLITTDEFLIKLQKTTWVGDKRVALNDFLESYSKAGKNPAFTSAQVGIAIREFDLTADKLKVLRRLHGFVSDRENLNSMINQEFPEHARGEARVIAGIN; this is encoded by the coding sequence GTGAGAAATCTTCTGCATTTTTCTTTCGGTATCATTTTCGTCCTTGTGACGATCGGCTGCAGCGCCAACAATCAAGACACACAAGACGCAGTTACAGGTGTAAAAAACCGTGTGAAATGGTCGAATATCCCTGCTGAATTTCATCCGCAAATGACGGATATCACTTTAAACACAAGCTCTGTCGACACGCTCAAGCTCAACATCTTTGGCTTCGCTGCCGACGTCGAAGTGGTTTATTCCGAAAATGTACCTGCAGGACAGGGATTTCTTCGCGCTTACAGAGTATCTAAAACTTCGGGTGCTTTGGCTCCGATTGTTTCTTCGGTGAAAGCTAAAACAATAAGTTTAAGTGGCTCAGGTGACTATTCTTGTCGGATTCAAATAACTAATGGAAAAATCACCGAGCTCGATGGCACATGCTATGTCCGCCTTCAGGTCATGCTACCCACGAATTCCGAACTTTCTGTTTACAACCTGAATCAATTGGTTTCCACAAAATCGAAATTAATAACGACGGATGAATTCCTCATCAAACTTCAAAAAACAACATGGGTCGGCGACAAACGGGTCGCCTTGAACGACTTCCTAGAATCATACTCAAAAGCCGGTAAAAACCCTGCGTTCACTTCCGCTCAAGTGGGCATAGCCATCCGCGAGTTTGATCTCACAGCAGATAAATTGAAAGTCCTACGCCGACTTCACGGCTTCGTGTCTGACCGAGAAAACCTGAATTCGATGATCAATCAAGAATTCCCTGAACACGCACGCGGCGAAGCGCGAGTGATCGCAGGAATTAATTAA
- a CDS encoding response regulator: MKKRILIVEDDLALKPIWEHILRRQFTEYHLDWAVSCEEAQKLVSSSIVHEAPYSLIVTDLFLSGAGTGLDLVRFLARAVKSSPIVLVSVVEEAALREKYGDLLSNMQVLTKPISVPQCDRALDTIFGVDIAPSN, from the coding sequence ATGAAAAAAAGAATTTTGATCGTCGAAGACGATTTAGCTCTTAAGCCCATCTGGGAACATATTCTACGCCGTCAGTTCACGGAATACCATTTAGATTGGGCCGTTAGCTGCGAAGAAGCGCAGAAGCTTGTCAGTTCCTCGATAGTTCACGAAGCTCCCTATTCTTTAATAGTGACCGATTTATTCCTTTCAGGAGCGGGCACAGGCTTGGACCTGGTCCGCTTCCTGGCACGGGCTGTAAAATCCAGCCCCATCGTACTAGTATCCGTCGTAGAAGAAGCGGCCCTCCGAGAAAAATATGGTGATTTGCTCTCCAATATGCAGGTGCTTACAAAACCCATCAGTGTCCCGCAGTGTGATCGTGCCCTGGATACAATATTTGGAGTGGATATCGCACCTTCCAATTAG
- the folD gene encoding bifunctional methylenetetrahydrofolate dehydrogenase/methenyltetrahydrofolate cyclohydrolase FolD, with translation MLVLDGKEVSNQVRSSLVPRIAAFKTKNGRAPHLAVIIVGEDAASQVYVRNKKASCEKIGMTSTIHALRTDTTQEELTEMIQTLNNDADVDGILVQFPLPKHLSSDEVLKTVSPLKDADGLTYSSLGYFFAGSPLVKPCTPQGVMTILKHYNINVEGMNAVVVGRSNIVGKPMAMLLSEANATVTICHSKTKNLSQFTRNADLVVVAAGKAQLLGKEDFKKDAIVVDVGMHGSGQGGKLCGDVRFSELQGWAKAATPVPGGVGPMTITTLLENTCLLAEKRANS, from the coding sequence GTGCTAGTTTTAGATGGCAAAGAAGTATCAAATCAGGTTCGTTCCTCTCTTGTTCCCAGAATTGCAGCTTTTAAAACCAAAAACGGCCGCGCTCCTCATTTGGCCGTGATTATTGTCGGTGAAGATGCTGCCAGCCAGGTATATGTTCGCAACAAAAAGGCCTCTTGTGAAAAGATCGGCATGACGTCAACAATCCATGCGTTGCGAACAGATACGACTCAAGAAGAACTCACGGAAATGATCCAAACACTGAATAACGATGCAGATGTTGACGGCATCTTAGTGCAATTTCCGTTACCGAAACACTTAAGCTCCGATGAAGTTTTGAAAACCGTGTCTCCCTTGAAAGATGCTGACGGATTAACATATAGCTCCTTGGGTTATTTCTTTGCAGGTTCTCCATTGGTGAAGCCTTGCACTCCTCAAGGCGTGATGACGATCCTTAAGCATTACAATATTAATGTTGAAGGAATGAATGCGGTTGTCGTGGGTCGTAGTAATATCGTAGGTAAGCCAATGGCGATGCTGTTAAGTGAAGCCAATGCCACAGTGACGATCTGCCATTCCAAAACAAAAAATCTGTCTCAATTCACTAGGAACGCTGACCTTGTTGTGGTGGCTGCTGGCAAGGCGCAGTTGCTTGGTAAAGAAGATTTTAAAAAAGACGCTATCGTGGTGGACGTGGGTATGCACGGCTCCGGCCAGGGTGGAAAGTTGTGCGGCGATGTCAGATTTTCAGAGCTTCAAGGATGGGCCAAAGCTGCAACACCTGTTCCCGGTGGTGTTGGCCCAATGACAATCACAACTTTGCTCGAAAATACTTGTCTGCTGGCCGAAAAAAGAGCTAATTCGTAG